The Lujinxingia litoralis genome has a window encoding:
- a CDS encoding ammonia-forming cytochrome c nitrite reductase subunit c552, whose amino-acid sequence MSPDAPQPPPRQTPHLRGYILAVILTAGVTVLIVALLISIFERRAESQTPVLRVVKVDETTVDPKIWAQNWPHQYDSYRRTVDHGRTRYGGSDAIPIQKLDKNPWLKKMWSGYAFAIDYREARGHAYMLLDQQTTRRVTDVPQPGACLHCHASVIPAYRFAGQGDVWAGFLKVSAMPYEQARDLTDDTGQKLIEHPVACLDCHDPDTMSLRVSRPAFEAGIAALMKHERGIENYDVNRDASRQEMRSFVCGQCHVEYYFDPDDKHVIYPWTRGLSVDQEEAHYDAIAFKDWTHGYTGAPMLKAQHPEFELYNAGPHAAANVACADCHMPYERTGAMKVSNHHVQSPLLNMAASCMTCHGGSEADLRARVHTIQDTTQALIDRTAVALVAMMDDIALARALGASATDLERAYALHRRAQFRLDWIYSENSRGFHAPQEAARVLADAIDYARQGQLEARTQLQALRARAPDDATSPDAPPLAPIQGVTPAQEAPADTY is encoded by the coding sequence ATGAGCCCGGACGCGCCCCAACCCCCGCCACGCCAAACCCCACACCTGCGCGGCTACATCCTGGCCGTGATCCTGACCGCCGGGGTCACCGTCCTGATCGTCGCGCTCCTGATCAGCATCTTTGAGCGCCGCGCCGAGAGCCAAACCCCGGTCCTGCGCGTCGTGAAGGTCGATGAAACCACCGTCGACCCCAAAATCTGGGCGCAGAACTGGCCCCACCAGTACGACTCCTACCGCCGCACCGTTGACCACGGCCGCACCCGCTACGGCGGCTCCGACGCCATCCCCATCCAGAAGCTCGACAAAAACCCCTGGCTCAAAAAAATGTGGTCCGGCTACGCCTTCGCCATCGACTACCGCGAGGCCCGCGGCCACGCCTACATGCTCCTCGATCAGCAGACCACTCGCCGCGTCACCGACGTGCCCCAGCCCGGGGCCTGCCTGCACTGCCACGCCTCGGTGATCCCGGCCTACCGCTTCGCCGGCCAGGGCGACGTGTGGGCGGGGTTTCTGAAGGTGAGCGCGATGCCCTACGAGCAGGCCCGCGACCTCACCGATGACACCGGCCAAAAGCTCATCGAACACCCGGTGGCCTGCCTGGACTGCCACGACCCCGACACCATGAGCCTGCGCGTGAGCCGCCCGGCCTTTGAAGCCGGCATCGCCGCCCTGATGAAGCACGAGCGCGGCATCGAAAACTACGACGTCAACCGCGACGCATCCCGCCAGGAGATGCGCTCATTTGTCTGCGGACAATGCCACGTGGAGTACTACTTCGACCCCGACGACAAGCACGTAATCTACCCCTGGACCCGGGGCTTAAGCGTCGACCAGGAAGAAGCCCACTACGACGCCATCGCCTTCAAAGACTGGACCCACGGCTACACCGGCGCCCCGATGCTCAAAGCCCAGCACCCCGAGTTTGAGCTCTACAACGCCGGCCCCCACGCCGCCGCCAACGTGGCCTGCGCCGACTGCCACATGCCCTACGAACGCACCGGCGCCATGAAGGTCAGCAACCACCACGTGCAAAGCCCCCTGCTCAACATGGCGGCGAGCTGCATGACCTGCCACGGCGGCTCCGAAGCCGATTTACGCGCCCGCGTGCACACCATCCAAGACACCACCCAGGCCCTCATCGATCGCACCGCCGTGGCGCTCGTCGCCATGATGGACGACATCGCCCTGGCCCGCGCCCTGGGCGCCTCGGCCACCGACCTGGAGCGCGCCTACGCCCTGCACCGCCGCGCCCAGTTCCGCCTGGACTGGATCTACTCCGAAAACTCCCGCGGCTTTCACGCCCCCCAGGAGGCCGCCCGCGTGCTGGCCGACGCCATCGACTACGCACGTCAGGGCCAGCTGGAGGCCCGCACCCAACTTCAAGCGCTGCGCGCCCGCGCCCCCGACGACGCGACCTCTCCCGACGCCCCTCCCCTCGCCCCGATTCAGGGCGTCACCCCCGCTCAAGAGGCCCCCGCCGACACCTACTAA
- the nrfH gene encoding cytochrome c nitrite reductase small subunit — translation MNAIPTRAFGIALAIGVGVLVGVGLFTFLYADGHAYLQDDPQVCANCHIMQPHYDAWVASSHHQVATCNDCHTPEALIPKYVSKADNGFRHAWAFTLNNVAEPIAIIPRNQRVLQDQCLRCHGDLVHPILDEDSGPRCVNCHFSVGHADHPRPQRF, via the coding sequence ATGAACGCCATCCCCACCCGTGCCTTCGGCATCGCTCTGGCCATCGGCGTGGGCGTGCTGGTGGGCGTCGGCCTCTTCACCTTCCTCTACGCCGACGGCCACGCCTACCTCCAGGACGACCCGCAGGTCTGCGCCAACTGCCACATCATGCAGCCGCACTACGACGCCTGGGTCGCATCCAGCCACCACCAGGTCGCCACCTGCAATGACTGCCACACCCCCGAGGCGCTGATCCCGAAATACGTCTCCAAGGCCGACAACGGCTTTCGCCACGCCTGGGCCTTTACCCTGAACAACGTCGCCGAACCCATCGCGATCATCCCCCGCAACCAGCGCGTGCTTCAGGACCAGTGCCTGCGCTGCCACGGCGACCTCGTCCACCCGATCCTCGACGAGGACTCGGGCCCCCGGTGCGTAAACTGCCACTTCAGCGTCGGCCACGCCGACCACCCGCGCCCCCAACGCTTCTAA
- a CDS encoding low-density lipoprotein receptor class A repeat-containing protein, whose amino-acid sequence MKAAVWSAMVMAAFGASLGCGQVVETLERVDAEHSGVDRGYEAGSQCGALQEKLNSCRLGRFWQSVDEAPDCSEEGFEASSQRCQLDCVLEAACEEVGRSFCEIGGAVLNACLDACLEVRSCDEGRQLSHRQLCDGVEDCADGSDEGLSCVPFMAYLACDDPDFYERRYTSSDDDDDD is encoded by the coding sequence ATGAAGGCGGCGGTGTGGAGTGCGATGGTGATGGCGGCGTTCGGGGCGTCACTGGGGTGCGGGCAGGTGGTCGAGACGCTGGAGAGGGTGGACGCGGAGCATAGCGGGGTGGATCGGGGCTATGAGGCGGGCAGCCAGTGCGGGGCGCTTCAGGAGAAGCTCAACAGCTGCCGGCTCGGGCGTTTCTGGCAGAGCGTGGACGAGGCTCCCGACTGCAGCGAGGAGGGGTTTGAGGCGTCGTCGCAACGCTGCCAGCTCGATTGTGTGCTGGAGGCGGCGTGTGAGGAGGTAGGGCGCTCCTTTTGTGAGATTGGCGGCGCGGTGCTCAACGCCTGCCTCGACGCCTGTCTGGAGGTGCGCAGCTGTGACGAGGGCCGCCAGCTGAGCCATCGGCAGCTCTGTGACGGGGTGGAGGATTGTGCTGATGGCAGCGATGAGGGGCTGAGCTGCGTGCCATTTATGGCCTATCTGGCGTGCGACGATCCGGACTTTTACGAGCGACGCTACACGTCGTCGGATGACGATGATGACGATTGA
- the hemW gene encoding radical SAM family heme chaperone HemW: protein MRAGESTRELGVYVHIPFCETLCPYCDFAVSVQREIPHQAYVDRVKAEIAARAREFEGHRAVTIYFGGGTPSLLHVEALAELLAAVREAVVVDPGVEITLEANPNQLSAPNLEAWRALGIERLSVGCQSFNDRHLKALRRNHDRARALAGVERALAVMERVSIDLMFGGPGQTLSEWEEDLGEMQRLVEERGLSHVSAYNLTVEPGTAFWIRQKRGRLKLPEEDLSATMLERLGERAREVGLWRYEVSNYARAGAESRHNSGYWLRRPYVGLGVGAHGLAVAADGRSRRRSNTRRYRAYMEQGDPGAPQSEERLSPRESFVEHLFLGARSRLGLDVGALLESYAAVLSPRDEVRVWETLRELAGLGLMEEVQGLWRPTLRGLDLGDTVAERLFEAGSPEPSEGLSE, encoded by the coding sequence GTGAGGGCCGGGGAGTCGACCCGGGAGCTGGGGGTGTATGTGCACATCCCCTTCTGCGAGACGCTCTGCCCCTACTGCGATTTTGCGGTGTCGGTGCAGCGCGAGATCCCGCATCAGGCCTATGTGGATCGGGTCAAGGCCGAGATCGCCGCCCGGGCCCGGGAGTTTGAGGGGCATCGGGCGGTCACGATTTACTTTGGCGGGGGGACGCCCTCGCTCTTGCATGTCGAGGCGTTGGCCGAGTTGCTGGCGGCGGTGCGGGAGGCGGTGGTGGTGGATCCCGGGGTGGAGATCACGCTGGAGGCCAACCCCAACCAGCTGAGTGCGCCAAATCTGGAGGCCTGGCGCGCGCTGGGGATCGAGCGGCTGAGCGTGGGGTGCCAGAGTTTTAATGACCGTCACTTAAAGGCGCTGCGTCGCAATCACGACCGCGCCCGGGCGCTGGCCGGGGTGGAGCGGGCGCTGGCGGTGATGGAGCGCGTCTCGATCGACCTGATGTTTGGCGGTCCCGGGCAGACGCTGTCGGAGTGGGAGGAGGACCTTGGGGAGATGCAGCGCCTGGTGGAGGAGCGGGGGTTAAGCCATGTGAGCGCCTACAACCTGACGGTGGAGCCGGGCACGGCGTTCTGGATCCGCCAAAAGCGCGGTCGCCTAAAGCTTCCCGAGGAGGATCTGAGCGCGACGATGCTGGAGCGTCTGGGGGAGCGGGCCCGGGAGGTGGGGCTGTGGCGCTACGAGGTGTCCAACTACGCGCGTGCCGGGGCGGAGAGTCGCCATAACAGCGGTTACTGGTTGCGCCGCCCCTACGTGGGGCTGGGCGTGGGAGCGCACGGGCTGGCGGTGGCGGCGGATGGGCGCTCGCGGCGGCGCTCCAATACGCGGCGGTACCGGGCGTACATGGAGCAGGGCGACCCGGGGGCGCCACAGAGTGAGGAGCGCTTAAGCCCGCGCGAGTCGTTTGTGGAGCATCTTTTTTTAGGGGCGCGCAGCCGCCTGGGGCTGGATGTGGGGGCGCTTCTGGAGAGCTACGCCGCGGTGCTCTCTCCCCGGGATGAGGTTCGGGTGTGGGAGACGCTCCGGGAGCTGGCCGGGCTGGGGTTGATGGAAGAGGTGCAGGGGCTGTGGCGCCCCACGCTGCGGGGGCTGGACCTGGGGGATACGGTGGCCGAACGCCTTTTTGAGGCCGGGAGCCCCGAGCCTTCTGAGGGCCTCTCGGAGTAG